In a genomic window of Gouania willdenowi chromosome 11, fGouWil2.1, whole genome shotgun sequence:
- the LOC114471901 gene encoding gap junction beta-3 protein-like, with protein sequence MDWKFLEGLLSGVNKYSTAFGRIWLSVVFVFRVLVYVVAAERVWSDDQGHFDCNTLQPGCTNICYDRYFPISHIRLWALQLIFVTCPSFMVVLHVAYREDRERKHRAKHGQDRRLYHNPGQKHGGLWWTYLMSLFIKSGLEISFLYLLHYIYHSFKLPRKVQCDVSPCPNLVDCYISRPTEKTIFTYFMVGASILCVVLNICEILYLIALRMVKMKLHQGHVSTEAQSHL encoded by the coding sequence ATGGACTGGAAGTTTCTGGAGGGTCTCCTCAGCGGGGTCAACAAGTACTCCACCGCCTTTGGACGTATCTGGCTATCTGTGGTGTTCGTGTTCCGGGTGCTGGTCTACGTTGTGGCTGCAGAGCGGGTGTGGAGCGACGACCAGGGTCACTTTGACTGCAACACCCTCCAACCCGGCTGCACCAACATCTGCTACGACCGCTACTTCCCCATCTCCCACATCCGCCTGTGGGCCCTGCAGCTCATCTTCGTCACCTGCCCCTCCTTCATGGTGGTCCTCCATGTGGCCTACAGAGAAGACAGAGAACGCAAGCACCGGGCCAAGCACGGCCAGGACAGACGCCTGTACCACAACCCGGGTCAGAAGCATGGGGGTCTGTGGTGGACCTACCTGATGAGCCTCTTCATTAAAAGTGGGTTGGAGATCAGCTTCCTCTACCTGCTGCACTACATCTACCACAGCTTCAAACTGCCCAGGAAGGTCCAGTGTGACGTCAGCCCGTGTCCCAACCTGGTGGACTGCTACATATCCAGACCCACAGAGAAAACCATCTTCACCTACTTCATGGTGGGGGCCTCCATCCTGTGTGTGGTCCTCAACATCTGTGAGATCCTGTATCTGATCGCTCTGAGGATGGTGAAGATGAAGCTTCATCAGGGACACGTCTCCACCGAAGCACAGAGTCATCTGTAA